The Cynocephalus volans isolate mCynVol1 chromosome 2, mCynVol1.pri, whole genome shotgun sequence genome window below encodes:
- the SFTPC gene encoding pulmonary surfactant-associated protein C isoform X2: MDLGSKDVLVESPPVLEMSIGAPEAQQRLALSEHVGTTATFSIGSTGIVLYDYQRLLIAYKPAPGTCCYIMKTALESIPSLEALTRKFQNFQVDSNLMSCFFQAKPAAPTSKLGQEEGRDTGLASSGGDLAFLGMAVSTLCGEVPLYYI, from the exons GTCCTAGAGATGAGCATTGGAGCGCCGGAAGCCCAGCAACGCCTGGCCCTGAGTGAGCATGTGGGTACCACTGCCACCTTCTCCATTGGCTCCACTGGCATCGTGCTGTATGACTACCAGCGG CTCCTGATTGCCTATAAGCCAGCCCCAGGAACCTGCTGCTACATCATGAAGACGGCTCTGGAAAGCATCCCTAGTCTTGAAGCTCTCACCAGAAAATTCCAGAACTTCCAGGTGG ACTCCAACTTAATGAGCTGCTTTTTCCAGGCCAAGCCTGCAGCGCCTACCTCTAAGTTGGGCCAGGAGGAGGGGCGTGACACAGGCTTGGCATCCTCTGGAGGAGACCTGGCTTTCCTGGGCATGGCGGTGAGCACCTTGTGTGGCGAGGTGCCCCTCTACTATATCTAG